One part of the uncultured Bacteroides sp. genome encodes these proteins:
- a CDS encoding aconitate hydratase, whose amino-acid sequence MVYDKEMLEAFYASYSEKIIRAKRALNRPLALAEKILYVHLYNEAALKSYQRGVDYVDFRPDRVAMQDATAQMALLQFMNAGKEKVAVPSTVHCDHLIQAYKGAREDIVTATETNREVYDFLRDVSSKYGIGFWQPGAGIIHQVVLENYAFPGGMMVGTDSHTPNAGGLGMVAIGVGGADAVDVMTGMEWELKMPKLIGVKLTGKLNGWASPKDVILKLAGILTVKGGTNAIIEYFGEGTTSLSATGKATICNMGAEVGATTSLFPYDERMAVYLRSTSRTLVADMADRVASELRADDEIIANPEAYYDRVIEIDLTTLEPYINGPFTPDAATPISEFAAKVKANDYPRKMEVGLIGSCTNSSYQDISRAASVMRQAVDKKVKIASPLIVNPGSEQIRATAERDGMIETFKTAGAVIMANACGPCIGQWKRHTDDPTRKNSIVTSFNRNFAKRADGNPNTFAFVASPELTMALTIAGDLCFNPLTDTLTNENGEQVRLVEPKGDELPAEGFLSGIMGYLAPMGGATSISVDPNSKRLQLLTPFASWDGDDLVDMPLLIKAQGKCTTDHISMAGPWLRFRGHLENISDNMLMGAVNAFNGETNKVWNRLTSIYDTVSATAKQYKTAGISSIVVAEDNYGEGSSREHAAMEPRFLNVKVILAKSFARIHETNLKKQGMLALTFLNREDYDCIQENDIISVLGLKEFAPGKNFQVIVKHADGSQHSFEAQHTYNKQQIAWFKAGSALNTK is encoded by the coding sequence ATGGTATACGATAAAGAAATGTTAGAGGCTTTTTATGCTTCTTACTCTGAGAAAATAATACGAGCAAAACGAGCTTTAAATCGTCCGCTCGCACTTGCGGAAAAGATATTGTATGTTCATCTTTATAATGAAGCTGCGTTAAAATCGTATCAACGTGGAGTAGATTACGTAGATTTTCGTCCCGATAGAGTAGCAATGCAGGATGCTACAGCTCAGATGGCCTTGTTGCAGTTTATGAATGCGGGTAAAGAAAAAGTAGCTGTGCCTTCCACTGTGCATTGTGATCACCTCATTCAAGCCTATAAAGGGGCTAGAGAGGATATTGTGACAGCTACGGAGACGAATCGTGAAGTGTATGATTTTTTAAGAGATGTTTCTTCAAAATACGGAATTGGTTTTTGGCAACCGGGAGCAGGTATTATCCATCAGGTTGTTCTTGAGAATTATGCTTTCCCTGGTGGAATGATGGTAGGTACTGATTCTCATACTCCGAATGCCGGTGGATTGGGAATGGTTGCTATTGGCGTTGGCGGTGCCGATGCTGTTGATGTAATGACAGGCATGGAGTGGGAACTAAAAATGCCTAAATTGATCGGTGTAAAGCTAACTGGGAAATTGAATGGTTGGGCTTCGCCTAAGGATGTGATTTTAAAGTTGGCAGGTATTTTGACTGTTAAAGGTGGAACAAATGCCATTATAGAATATTTTGGAGAAGGTACAACTTCTCTTTCTGCTACTGGAAAGGCCACGATTTGCAACATGGGTGCCGAAGTTGGTGCTACCACTTCTTTATTCCCTTATGATGAAAGAATGGCAGTTTATTTACGATCTACCTCTAGAACTCTAGTTGCTGACATGGCTGATAGAGTTGCTTCTGAGCTTCGTGCGGATGATGAGATTATTGCTAATCCTGAAGCTTATTATGACCGGGTTATCGAAATTGATTTGACAACTCTCGAACCTTATATTAATGGTCCTTTTACTCCGGATGCTGCTACTCCTATTTCTGAGTTTGCCGCAAAAGTAAAGGCGAATGACTATCCTCGTAAGATGGAAGTGGGATTGATTGGTTCATGTACCAACTCTTCCTATCAGGATATTAGCAGAGCTGCTTCGGTAATGCGTCAGGCTGTGGATAAAAAGGTGAAGATTGCTTCTCCTTTGATTGTGAATCCGGGGTCGGAGCAGATACGGGCTACTGCCGAACGAGATGGGATGATTGAGACTTTTAAAACGGCAGGAGCTGTAATTATGGCCAATGCGTGCGGACCGTGTATCGGGCAATGGAAACGCCATACGGATGATCCTACCCGAAAGAATTCTATTGTAACTTCTTTTAATCGAAATTTTGCAAAACGTGCTGATGGTAATCCAAATACATTTGCTTTCGTTGCTTCACCTGAACTCACTATGGCGTTAACCATTGCGGGAGATTTGTGTTTTAATCCTTTGACAGACACCTTGACGAATGAAAATGGAGAGCAAGTAAGATTAGTGGAACCTAAGGGAGATGAATTACCTGCTGAAGGTTTTCTTTCCGGTATAATGGGCTACTTAGCTCCTATGGGAGGTGCTACTTCCATCAGTGTTGATCCTAACTCCAAGCGTTTGCAATTGCTAACACCTTTTGCTTCATGGGATGGTGATGATTTAGTCGATATGCCGTTGCTTATTAAAGCTCAAGGTAAATGTACTACTGACCACATATCTATGGCAGGTCCTTGGCTCCGTTTTCGTGGTCATCTGGAAAATATATCCGATAATATGCTAATGGGAGCTGTTAATGCCTTCAATGGTGAAACGAATAAAGTTTGGAATCGTTTGACAAGTATTTATGATACGGTTTCCGCTACTGCTAAGCAATATAAAACTGCGGGAATTTCATCTATTGTAGTGGCGGAAGATAATTATGGTGAAGGATCTAGTAGAGAACATGCTGCTATGGAACCTCGTTTTTTGAATGTTAAAGTAATTCTGGCTAAGAGTTTTGCACGCATTCATGAAACCAACCTTAAAAAGCAAGGAATGTTGGCTTTGACATTTTTGAATAGAGAGGATTATGATTGCATACAAGAAAATGATATTATTTCTGTGTTGGGCTTGAAAGAGTTTGCTCCGGGAAAAAACTTTCAAGTAATTGTGAAACATGCAGACGGAAGTCAGCATAGTTTTGAGGCACAGCATACTTATAATAAGCAGCAGATTGCTTGGTTCAAAGCCGGCTCTGCACTAAATACAAAATAG
- a CDS encoding AAA domain-containing protein, with protein sequence MFISLVHANKNRQIVFFNDFRRMNVSTTRARMKLTIIGNASTLASHTF encoded by the coding sequence ATATTTATCAGCTTGGTGCACGCCAATAAGAATAGGCAAATTGTTTTTTTTAATGATTTTAGACGAATGAATGTCTCCACTACCCGAGCTCGTATGAAATTAACTATCATTGGCAATGCTTCTACATTAGCAAGCCATACATTTTAA
- a CDS encoding BACON domain-containing protein → MKNIYNLFALLLFTFCVVACDGNDDYVYKVPDSLEVISSNLYFKSAGGSSNIEMHDSANLIATSSVDWCTLIVSDNIVKVTVTENGSKESRDGLVMISNGKLKSQLTLHQEGLAIDFDTEDFNGTFSNIGGTTSFIVSSTSPYVVNVSETAKSWLSYVDEDGKLTFMAAKNETGAPRAAEVTLVSGSVTKTFFFSQYEKEDLIGTWTAEYTNSDGMDLVATVILEKDNEGNLMLNFPVESVGTTYTFPCDFSNGYLNIKTASALGMYANTYYLYSVVLSKDGSLSWDAGLSYGGTGAVDTEGNFMLRFGDNGTWSGQVITGLAIWAFDSSTLSSDSSVGYLDQVYDLILYR, encoded by the coding sequence ATGAAAAATATATATAATTTGTTCGCTTTGTTGCTCTTCACTTTTTGTGTTGTAGCTTGTGATGGAAATGATGACTATGTCTATAAAGTTCCAGATTCATTAGAAGTAATTAGCTCGAATTTATACTTTAAATCAGCAGGAGGAAGTAGTAATATTGAAATGCATGATAGTGCGAATTTAATTGCAACGTCATCTGTTGATTGGTGTACACTAATTGTGTCTGATAATATAGTAAAGGTTACCGTTACTGAAAATGGATCAAAGGAAAGCCGTGATGGACTTGTTATGATTAGTAATGGAAAGTTGAAATCTCAACTGACTTTGCATCAAGAAGGTTTGGCTATTGACTTTGATACAGAAGATTTTAATGGTACATTTTCTAATATAGGTGGAACAACCTCTTTTATTGTATCTAGTACTTCTCCTTACGTGGTAAATGTTTCTGAAACTGCTAAGTCTTGGTTGAGTTATGTTGATGAAGATGGTAAATTGACGTTCATGGCTGCTAAGAACGAGACTGGAGCGCCTCGCGCAGCAGAAGTGACACTTGTCAGTGGAAGTGTTACGAAAACTTTTTTCTTTTCTCAATATGAAAAAGAAGATCTCATAGGTACTTGGACGGCTGAATATACAAATTCAGATGGAATGGATCTTGTTGCAACGGTAATACTAGAAAAGGATAATGAGGGAAATCTTATGTTGAATTTTCCAGTCGAATCTGTTGGGACAACATACACTTTTCCTTGTGATTTTTCTAATGGATATTTAAATATAAAGACTGCTAGCGCTTTGGGCATGTATGCTAATACTTATTATTTGTATAGTGTTGTTTTATCTAAAGACGGCTCTCTTTCGTGGGATGCTGGGCTCTCTTATGGGGGAACTGGGGCTGTAGATACGGAAGGCAATTTTATGCTTCGCTTTGGAGATAATGGTACATGGAGCGGTCAAGTTATTACTGGGCTTGCTATCTGGGCTTTTGATTCATCAACATTGAGCAGTGATAGTAGTGTTGGATATTTGGATCAAGTTTATGATTTAATATTATATCGATAA
- a CDS encoding DUF4302 domain-containing protein yields the protein MERKLLMIICMFATLILGSCSLQDDNDIFGDSSANRITAAMQADKAILSSAKNGWLMEYYPSSTEPSGGYNVLVSFSEDGIATLSSELYNSGDEVKSLYSLKQSAGPILSFDTYNEIMHIFSAPTESYGGDFEFTIMSASAEQVVLSGKKTNAKVVMTPMPENKQWSDYLDEVVNTENNAFLGTYNLIVNDKKVAFFEQTSHSFEFTYTDKDGNVVNKMVPFMYTPEGLKYYEPLNINGIIMENFTYDVANVAFTCSDTGVSAKLEGVYPDGYKMYTELEGTYTYGNQTVELIANDDNKTYTIKGLSTMYDIQASYVRKSGSISILFQYLGKFSSYSIYLCPWDTTAGYLTWSAGSGLEGINSTTEPFTITFKDNGVYGSADSFLAYAFTGEPASGTTAGTLERIRTPKLVKSSLNK from the coding sequence ATGGAAAGAAAACTATTAATGATTATATGCATGTTTGCTACATTGATATTAGGCTCATGCTCTTTACAGGATGACAATGATATCTTTGGCGATTCTTCTGCTAATCGTATAACTGCAGCTATGCAAGCTGATAAAGCGATTCTTTCTAGTGCAAAGAATGGCTGGCTAATGGAGTATTATCCGTCTTCTACAGAGCCTTCTGGAGGCTATAATGTCTTAGTGTCTTTTTCTGAAGATGGTATAGCAACGCTTTCTAGTGAGTTATATAATAGTGGAGATGAGGTAAAAAGCCTTTATTCTTTAAAACAAAGTGCAGGACCTATTTTATCATTTGATACTTATAATGAGATTATGCATATTTTTAGTGCCCCAACAGAGAGCTATGGGGGCGATTTTGAATTTACAATAATGAGTGCCTCTGCTGAGCAAGTGGTGTTAAGTGGAAAAAAAACAAATGCTAAAGTTGTAATGACTCCTATGCCTGAAAATAAGCAGTGGAGTGATTACCTTGATGAGGTTGTGAATACAGAAAATAATGCTTTCTTGGGTACATATAATTTGATTGTGAATGATAAAAAAGTTGCATTCTTTGAACAAACTTCTCATTCTTTCGAATTTACTTATACGGATAAAGATGGAAATGTAGTTAATAAAATGGTTCCTTTTATGTATACTCCTGAGGGGTTGAAATATTATGAACCACTGAATATTAACGGAATTATAATGGAGAACTTTACCTATGATGTGGCAAATGTAGCTTTTACCTGTTCGGATACAGGTGTTTCAGCAAAATTAGAAGGAGTTTATCCCGATGGATATAAAATGTATACTGAATTGGAGGGAACATACACTTATGGAAATCAAACAGTTGAATTAATAGCTAATGACGATAATAAAACGTATACAATTAAGGGGTTATCGACGATGTATGACATTCAGGCAAGTTATGTCCGCAAATCTGGTTCTATCTCTATTCTTTTCCAATATTTAGGAAAATTCTCAAGTTATAGTATCTATTTATGTCCTTGGGATACTACTGCTGGTTATTTAACGTGGTCAGCAGGTTCTGGCTTAGAGGGGATAAATAGTACAACTGAGCCGTTTACTATTACATTTAAAGATAATGGTGTATATGGTTCAGCAGATTCGTTTTTGGCATATGCGTTTACTGGTGAGCCAGCTTCTGGTACAACCGCAGGCACTCTTGAGAGAATTAGAACTCCTAAACTAGTGAAGTCAAGTTTAAATAAATAG
- a CDS encoding putative zinc-binding metallopeptidase, whose translation MNILIKKISFWTALMFAVVFAMSCNDDDKLSSESIFKNTETVENDFDKWLLTNYTYPYNIQFNYRYDDKEVDQDYNVIPAEYDKAIVLAKLIKYLWIDSYNELMGRDFLRRYTPRMIQLIGSPEYNDDGSVVLGTAEGGMKIFLTNVNTINPQNLNLDFVKYNYIKTMFHEFAHILHQTKNYTTDFNLISNNYQGPSWVNVGDYMNTGDTEALEMGFVSAYASSEPQEDFVETLSIYVVYGADYWDELLQKASDGAEKIEAKFDIVKEYLRGKWDIDIVELQKIVQRRLNEAKELDLETLN comes from the coding sequence ATGAATATATTGATAAAGAAAATAAGTTTTTGGACAGCTTTAATGTTTGCTGTAGTATTTGCTATGTCATGTAATGATGATGATAAATTGAGCTCAGAGTCTATCTTTAAGAATACTGAAACTGTAGAGAACGATTTTGATAAATGGTTGCTTACTAATTATACGTATCCATATAACATTCAGTTTAACTATCGTTATGATGATAAGGAAGTAGATCAGGACTATAACGTTATTCCTGCGGAATATGATAAAGCGATAGTGTTGGCAAAATTGATTAAATATTTATGGATTGATTCTTATAATGAATTGATGGGTAGAGATTTCTTGAGAAGGTATACCCCCCGTATGATTCAGCTAATAGGTTCTCCTGAATATAATGATGATGGCTCTGTTGTATTGGGCACAGCAGAAGGAGGAATGAAGATTTTTTTGACAAATGTTAATACAATTAATCCTCAAAACCTGAATTTGGACTTTGTAAAATATAATTATATAAAGACAATGTTTCATGAATTTGCACATATTCTGCATCAAACGAAAAACTATACAACTGATTTTAATTTAATATCTAATAATTATCAAGGACCAAGCTGGGTAAATGTAGGTGATTACATGAATACTGGAGATACAGAAGCCTTGGAAATGGGCTTTGTTAGTGCATATGCATCTTCTGAACCACAAGAAGATTTTGTTGAAACTTTATCTATTTATGTTGTATATGGAGCAGATTATTGGGATGAACTTCTTCAAAAGGCAAGTGATGGTGCAGAAAAAATAGAGGCAAAATTTGATATTGTGAAGGAATATCTAAGAGGGAAATGGGATATTGATATAGTAGAATTACAAAAAATTGTACAACGTCGACTAAATGAAGCAAAAGAACTTGATTTAGAAACATTAAATTAA
- a CDS encoding RagB/SusD family nutrient uptake outer membrane protein, with amino-acid sequence MKYILYIAVVLCLSFVSCSDFLDTVPDNRAELDSPSKITSLLVSAYPTKLPVMVYELSSDNTLDNGALYDPFFPEIESMYRWEDITEIDDDDPKGLWDGCYNAIAAANQALEAIKDLGDPISLNPQKGEALLCRAYAHFVLANTFCVAYNPNTASKDLGIPYSEAPETKPLVEYERGTMEELYGKIAKDIEDGLPLISDDIYTVPKYHFNRKAAYAFASRFYLFYTHADKSNYTRAIECSNVVLGTGDPHKILRDWSAINALSTDLDLRGDAYIAATEVSNLLLSPIYSVWGYAHGPYASRNNRYGNSSTLFASEGPKAPGPWGSYTNLRVTNGNVFGLIQKSYIPKMNAYFEYTDKAAGIGYLHLVVPSFTTDETLLCRAEAYVLTEQYGKAVTDINYWLETHTITYTPMSKTNLVDFYKNIAYMPTSVSDNSERTIKKKLNPEGFVIAEGDQENLIQCILHLRRVETVHEGLRWLDIKRYGIEISHNRDGESDDVLTKDDARRAIQLPQDVISAGLEANPRNN; translated from the coding sequence ATGAAATATATACTTTATATTGCTGTTGTACTTTGCCTAAGTTTTGTGTCTTGTTCAGATTTTCTTGATACTGTACCTGATAATCGGGCAGAGCTTGATTCGCCTAGCAAAATAACTTCTTTGCTAGTTTCTGCGTACCCTACTAAATTACCTGTTATGGTCTATGAGCTTTCTTCTGATAATACTTTGGATAATGGTGCTCTATATGATCCTTTTTTCCCAGAGATTGAATCAATGTATCGTTGGGAAGATATAACAGAGATTGATGATGATGATCCAAAAGGTCTTTGGGATGGGTGTTATAATGCAATAGCTGCTGCTAATCAGGCTTTGGAAGCTATTAAAGATCTTGGAGATCCGATTAGTTTAAATCCTCAAAAAGGGGAAGCTTTGTTATGCAGAGCATATGCTCATTTTGTGCTTGCTAATACGTTTTGTGTAGCGTACAATCCTAATACAGCTTCTAAAGATTTAGGAATTCCATATTCTGAAGCTCCCGAAACAAAACCTCTGGTGGAGTACGAACGTGGTACAATGGAGGAGTTATATGGTAAAATAGCTAAGGATATTGAGGATGGCTTGCCACTTATTAGTGATGATATTTACACAGTACCTAAGTACCATTTCAATAGAAAAGCCGCTTATGCATTTGCTTCTCGCTTTTATCTTTTCTATACACATGCAGACAAATCAAATTACACTAGAGCAATTGAATGTTCTAATGTAGTACTTGGGACAGGTGATCCTCATAAAATTTTACGTGATTGGTCTGCAATTAATGCATTGTCCACTGATTTAGATCTAAGAGGAGATGCTTATATTGCTGCCACTGAGGTAAGTAATCTTTTATTGAGCCCCATTTATTCAGTTTGGGGATATGCACATGGCCCATATGCTTCTAGAAATAATCGATATGGCAATTCATCTACTCTTTTTGCTTCTGAAGGTCCAAAAGCTCCTGGACCATGGGGTAGTTATACCAATTTACGTGTTACTAATGGAAATGTTTTTGGTTTGATACAAAAAAGTTATATTCCTAAGATGAATGCCTATTTTGAATATACAGATAAAGCTGCAGGCATTGGATATCTACATTTAGTAGTTCCTTCTTTTACTACTGATGAGACATTGCTTTGTCGGGCTGAAGCATATGTTTTAACAGAACAATATGGAAAAGCCGTAACCGATATTAATTATTGGTTGGAAACTCATACTATAACCTATACACCTATGTCTAAAACTAATTTAGTTGATTTTTATAAGAATATAGCTTATATGCCAACTTCGGTTAGTGATAATAGCGAACGTACTATAAAGAAAAAATTGAATCCAGAGGGTTTTGTTATTGCTGAAGGAGATCAAGAAAATTTAATTCAGTGTATTCTTCATCTACGTAGGGTAGAGACTGTGCACGAAGGTTTACGTTGGCTAGATATCAAACGTTATGGTATAGAAATTTCTCATAATAGAGATGGTGAATCTGATGATGTTTTGACAAAAGATGATGCACGTCGTGCAATTCAATTGCCTCAAGATGTTATTAGTGCTGGTCTTGAGGCTAATCCTCGAAATAATTAA
- a CDS encoding SusC/RagA family TonB-linked outer membrane protein yields MKKRLFLLLACLWVGVGLVTAQTSRKITGIVLSDENQEPIIGATVLIEGTSIGTITDINGNFTITNAPTSAKKLQISYIGMQKQQVLIKTGLIKVLMKPDAELLQEVVVTGMQKMDKRLFTGAADKLLASDVKLDGLPEISRALEGRSAGVSVQNVSGTFGTAPKIRVRGATSIYGSSKPLWVVDGVIMEDVTEVSADDLSSGNAETLISSAVAGLNADDIESFQILKDGSATSIYGARAMAGVVVVTTKKGKAGTSRINYTSEFTMRMKPSYSNFNIMNSQEQMGIYKEMEAAGYLTLAGTYRADNSGVYGKMYHLINDYNPITGGYALANTEEAKNAYLREAEYRNTDWFDELFNNSVSINHAMSMSTGTDKASYYTSMSFMDDPGWSNQSGVQRYTANINALYHIYKNLDLNLISNASYRKQKAPGTLGSNVDVVSGEVKRDFDINPYSYALNTSRALDPNAFYVRNYAPFNIINELNNNYMKLNVLDTKFQGELKYRPFSKMEISALGAYKYSTTTQSHYIKDYSNQAWAYRAMDDATMRDANPWLYTDPDVANSLPVSVLPVGGFYKETKYAMNSWDFRGTFSYNDVYNEDHILNLFGGMEVNATDRTKTWFNGVGMQYDMGMLPAYDYLFFKQGSEENSQYYSVDETHSRSIAFFGTATYSYQGRYTVNGTLRYEGTNKLGKSRSARWLPTWNLSGAWNAHQEKFWEAIRPTVSNFTLKLSYSLTADRGPSDVTNSMAIIKSYNPWRPFTNVKESGLEISDLENSELTYEKKHELNIGAELGFINNRINLALDWYKRNNYDLIGQINTPGVGGQITKFANVASMKSHGIEVTLSTKNIKTKDFNWSTNFIFSHAKNEVTDLQSNAQIIDLITGTGFAMEGYPVRSLFSMDFRGLNEKGLPTFINENGEVTISDINFQERDKKDYLVYEGPTDPTIIGSFGNIFRYKGFRLNAFLTYSFGNVVRLDPVFKNEYDDLNAMPKEFKNRWTLPGDELKTNIPVIADKRMNQQDSKLKYAYNAYNYSTARIAKGDFIRMKEISLSYDLPKEWIKPWNFNSLSLKLQATNLFLVYSDKKLNGQDPEFFNTGGVAAPVPKQFTLTLRIGL; encoded by the coding sequence ATGAAAAAAAGGTTGTTTTTATTGCTGGCCTGCCTATGGGTGGGGGTTGGTTTAGTAACTGCTCAGACTTCTCGTAAGATAACGGGGATTGTCCTTTCGGATGAAAATCAGGAGCCTATTATAGGAGCTACTGTGTTGATAGAAGGTACATCTATAGGCACTATCACTGATATTAATGGTAATTTTACTATTACAAATGCTCCTACCTCTGCGAAAAAATTGCAAATATCATATATTGGTATGCAGAAGCAGCAGGTTTTAATAAAAACGGGTCTTATAAAAGTGCTAATGAAGCCAGATGCTGAATTGTTGCAAGAAGTTGTCGTAACAGGTATGCAAAAAATGGATAAACGTTTGTTTACTGGAGCAGCAGATAAACTTTTAGCTTCAGATGTGAAATTGGATGGTCTTCCAGAAATAAGTAGGGCATTAGAAGGACGTTCTGCTGGTGTGTCTGTTCAGAATGTTTCTGGTACTTTTGGTACTGCTCCTAAAATTCGTGTACGTGGTGCTACCTCTATTTATGGCAGCTCTAAACCTTTATGGGTAGTAGATGGAGTAATAATGGAGGATGTTACAGAAGTTAGTGCAGACGATCTCTCATCTGGTAATGCAGAGACTTTAATTTCTTCTGCTGTTGCTGGATTGAATGCTGATGATATTGAAAGTTTTCAAATACTTAAAGATGGTTCGGCTACTTCTATATATGGTGCTAGAGCTATGGCTGGTGTGGTTGTAGTTACTACTAAAAAAGGTAAAGCTGGAACAAGTCGGATTAATTATACCAGTGAGTTTACTATGCGTATGAAGCCGAGTTACAGCAACTTCAATATTATGAATTCTCAGGAACAGATGGGTATTTATAAAGAAATGGAAGCGGCTGGATATCTGACTTTAGCAGGAACTTATCGTGCTGATAATAGTGGAGTATATGGTAAAATGTATCATCTTATAAATGATTATAATCCTATAACTGGAGGATATGCATTGGCAAATACAGAAGAAGCAAAAAATGCATATTTGCGTGAAGCGGAATATCGTAATACGGATTGGTTTGACGAACTATTCAATAATAGCGTGTCTATAAATCATGCAATGAGCATGTCTACAGGTACAGACAAAGCTTCTTATTACACGTCTATGAGTTTCATGGATGATCCTGGTTGGAGCAATCAAAGTGGGGTGCAGCGTTATACTGCTAATATAAATGCTCTTTATCATATATATAAAAACTTGGATTTAAATTTGATAAGTAACGCTTCTTATCGTAAACAAAAGGCGCCAGGTACTCTTGGATCAAATGTTGATGTAGTTAGTGGTGAAGTAAAACGTGATTTTGATATTAATCCTTACTCTTATGCATTAAATACTTCGCGTGCACTTGATCCAAATGCATTTTATGTACGTAATTATGCTCCTTTTAACATCATCAACGAGCTGAATAACAATTATATGAAATTAAATGTGCTGGATACTAAATTTCAGGGAGAGCTTAAGTATCGCCCATTTTCAAAAATGGAAATTTCTGCTTTGGGAGCATATAAATATTCTACTACCACTCAATCACATTATATAAAGGATTATTCAAATCAGGCTTGGGCTTATCGGGCAATGGATGATGCTACTATGCGTGATGCAAATCCTTGGCTTTATACCGATCCTGATGTTGCTAATTCATTACCTGTTAGTGTACTTCCTGTAGGAGGCTTTTATAAAGAGACAAAATATGCCATGAATAGTTGGGATTTTCGTGGAACTTTTAGTTATAATGATGTTTATAACGAAGATCATATTTTAAATTTATTTGGTGGAATGGAGGTGAATGCTACTGATCGTACAAAAACGTGGTTCAATGGTGTAGGAATGCAATATGATATGGGTATGCTTCCTGCTTATGACTACTTATTTTTTAAGCAAGGTAGTGAAGAAAACTCTCAATATTATTCCGTTGATGAAACTCATTCGCGTTCGATTGCTTTCTTTGGAACTGCCACATATTCTTATCAAGGGCGTTATACGGTGAATGGTACATTACGTTATGAGGGTACTAATAAGCTAGGAAAATCTAGAAGTGCTCGTTGGCTACCTACTTGGAACCTTTCAGGGGCATGGAATGCACATCAGGAAAAATTTTGGGAGGCAATACGACCTACTGTCTCTAACTTTACACTTAAATTGTCTTATTCTTTAACTGCTGACCGTGGTCCTAGTGACGTAACTAATTCAATGGCAATTATCAAAAGTTATAATCCATGGAGGCCTTTTACAAATGTCAAAGAGTCTGGTCTAGAAATTTCGGATTTGGAGAATAGTGAATTGACTTATGAAAAAAAACATGAATTGAATATCGGAGCAGAATTAGGTTTTATCAATAACCGCATAAACTTAGCGTTAGATTGGTATAAGCGTAATAATTATGATCTCATAGGGCAAATCAATACACCAGGAGTTGGTGGACAGATAACTAAATTTGCTAATGTTGCCAGTATGAAGTCTCATGGTATTGAAGTTACTCTTTCTACAAAAAATATAAAGACGAAAGATTTTAATTGGAGTACTAATTTTATTTTTTCTCATGCCAAGAATGAAGTTACTGATTTACAATCGAATGCACAAATTATAGATTTGATTACGGGGACAGGGTTTGCTATGGAAGGCTATCCTGTACGTTCGCTTTTCTCTATGGATTTTCGAGGTTTGAATGAAAAGGGTTTACCAACCTTTATTAATGAAAATGGTGAAGTAACTATTAGTGATATTAATTTTCAAGAAAGAGATAAAAAAGATTACTTAGTCTATGAAGGTCCTACTGATCCTACTATAATAGGTAGCTTTGGAAATATTTTTAGATACAAGGGTTTTAGACTGAATGCTTTTCTTACATATTCTTTTGGAAATGTAGTTCGTCTTGATCCTGTCTTTAAGAACGAGTATGATGATTTGAATGCAATGCCTAAAGAATTTAAAAATCGTTGGACTTTACCAGGAGATGAGTTAAAGACAAATATTCCTGTTATAGCGGACAAGCGAATGAATCAACAAGATTCTAAGTTGAAATATGCTTATAATGCATACAATTATTCTACTGCTCGTATTGCTAAGGGAGATTTCATTCGCATGAAAGAAATTTCTTTATCTTATGATTTGCCTAAAGAATGGATAAAGCCATGGAATTTTAATAGCTTGTCGTTGAAATTACAGGCAACTAATCTTTTCCTTGTTTATTCGGATAAAAAATTGAATGGGCAAGATCCTGAATTCTTTAATACAGGAGGTGTTGCTGCTCCTGTGCCTAAACAGTTTACATTAACATTAAGAATTGGACTTTAA